The genomic region ATTGTTatgtcttattaaaaaaattataataatgcttcTTTGAACTTTAAAAACTTTCTTTCTGTAAAAACTTTCAGCAAGCCAAGAGATacggatataaatatttaatatgcctTATtaggaattattttatataataattatgttttataagcccctcattaattattttataaaccataaattattttatcaatcacttttatatatatactaaaatattttttgagatataatttttaataaaaattatgaaattttatgaaaacaaatataagatttattgGTTGAAAcgttttatttgcatttattaacACAGATATTGTGTGAAATTACttcaaaatttctatattttttaattaacaaaatttcttctatgggtttttatattttagcagAAATTGATAATGAAAGTGCCaacattatatttgatatatgaaagaaatatattggatTATTGAGAATAAATGCATGATTTAATCGATTATTGAGAATAATATGCatgatttaatcaatttatatatttgtatatataaactacattatataatggccattgttattacattttttatattattttttatattaatatttattttaattttattttactataaattactAATTCTTTCAGCTCATCAGACCCATTCAAAATTGGtggatgttttttttatatatgtgtatctaAATGAAAAAGGccaaattatttgcaattcgTTTTCAGCatgtgtttatttaataatgataatgatgctGATGATGTTTCTTCATTTATaccattttgtaattattttcattgctATATCGATAGTATCACCTGCGAGAGAGAAGTAAAGTTTATCAGATTTTTCATaagaaactattaaaaaaagaatagttaaacaaatatttattattttatctttaattatttctaaacatattttctctaacaatgctttatatttatttttttaaaaatatttttctatatttaaataaaaaatcgttaatattagtaattttaaaataaacaaaaattatatatggtatatataacattttgatTTCGATTATCATCAATCACTGAAAAATTGGAGTGAATATTGTAAatacgtttagaaaaattatagtaaaaaaatagatatagcAAAATAGGAGCAATTAATGCGACGtttgtgaaaaattgttaGAAATCAATATCACCTTTCGGTTCTGTCGGATAAAGTTTCGTGGAAAAGGTGAATGGCCGTTCGACTTCgtgaaatattctattattaatctcGGTTGTGTTGAATTTAGTTTTTTGGACTAGCGATTTCTCAAGGGCATTCAGGAAGAGTTCCCATCTAGGCTTGAAATAATCCGCCATCACTCCTGACCACTGTTTATTCGCATAGTCTCTGATCTCGCCGTTTGGGCCCCAGAGGGTTATCTGATTTCTTGCATTGTATTCATAGGATCGCCTTTCTTCCTCATCGACAGCCATACTTTTTGCTTGAGATAACCAGGTACCCAGCAGAAAATTATTTCCCGACGCTAGAATAGACTCGAGATCATCGAAAAGTTCCAATAAAGCGTTCGCAGATGATCTATAAagtgttaatataaataaaactttttaaatattacattacaagagctgttattatacaataataattatgcgcTAACTGTgctagaaattttattttaacaattctttttctattttcaatcttatagattcttattttatttaatgtgaGAAAGATaagcatttatataatagaagttaagaaaataatattatgcataatataaaatatacactcACCTAAAGACAGtaatattcttgtttttataAGAGTCTAATACAATCGTATATAGATCATCAGCCATTAGTTGGAGAGCTTGCCTAGTTATATCGACCACGTCATGTCTGTAGAGGGTACTGTTTCTTCTACCGTATCTcgcttttaaaaatacattccacatagaatagaaattttttcggTTGTACCAAACCTATatattatgtgaaaaaaattgttttattccataatttaagattttaatacgcaataattataatataatgcattttttgtctcaatatttaaacttaatatttttatctaatttaattttttttaaaatttatatttcattatgtttctgtatattaaatttttgcatttaattgtttgtattaaaaatataattatgaaaagttttttatcgatcatatgcatcaattacaattttcaatatatgtatttatacccatggcgaaatatttaaacttggTCGTCTGGTAATGACGTAATGTCCTCTGATTCTTTGCGAGCcgctaaaattataaactgtcCTGCCAAGATATTGCCAAGTAGCCACCGCGTATTCGTTCCACGCGCCGTATCTTCGGGTAGCATAACTTTGGAACCTGTCGATCAACGATCTTCCgtcgtattaatttaattaattaaacgagCTTTTAATTAACGAGCCCTTTACGTAAGTGCAAGTCCATCCTGTTGATAGATTATTGAAACACGCTAAAgctaagttaaaataatatttcttcgaGGAAAATCTGTCGTTGCATATTGAAACGTACATACATAGAAATTGCATGAAACACGCATTCTCACCAAGCATCAAGGTCGACGGGCTCGTGACGATACGCCATCTCATTCATTAATTCGTAAATCACGTAGTTCTGGTTGATGCCCTCGGGTGTCAGACCGGTTCCTACCATCGTACTGCCATTCATATTCCTACCTTCGAATGTGCGCTGGAAAAAGAATTAACTAAATACCCGTAACTTATGTTCTATCTAACTCGCCATCTTAATTTATGTGAcagttttttaattctacagaATTCTtatcaaattgaaaaattttcaaggCAACGTTTAATTATGATTTGATACGTGATAAGATAAATCTGAAGTAAAAAAGTAAGATAAGTTTACTTGCgttgatttattttctaatataaatattatatatatttgaaagataattaaaagtcAGATACGTTAGAAAGTtgttgcattaaaattttgaaacattatttatattcgtgGAGATACAGAGACTATATTGTAACTATTTTGtaagtcatttttttaactaatatatttgatgaaaattataaaaaatattacagaattgtcactaattataaaaaataatattatcatgacATGTTATAGATGATACAGTAGAGAAAAAATCGACTCTTAAATTCTTTAACAAAAAGAAGAatgatttaagaaaattgCTGATTCTTACATACTTGATTAATGATTTGTGAAGATCCGAACATCCCCAAAGTGCCACCAAAGTTGTGTAGCATGCACCAGATAAATGGTTGACCATAATATGATTTTAGTCGGCCGTATTGTGGGAATTGTTCCGATTGCAAATCCAATATCAACATTCGTCCCTACGCAATTAATACaacatattttgaaataaaatgcgcaatgattattataatatatatcggtatatataaattatttttttatattcagagaaaaagtatatttgatagtattattttatgttctcAGGGTTTTACTTTTTGAATGTGTGTTTAGCAAACGCATTAAACTGTTAAATAACGATTACATCGttacatgaatattttataaattggtAAGGACAAAACATACAAAACATTTTGCCGTTTTGTAGAAATTATTCATGTAGGCATTTTAACTATCAATGTGTTTGCTTATCAACGATCAAGATTTTTTCTACTAATAATCTAAGCTTACCATAGGTACCGAGGTCAGAAAGGATTTCACTCTAGGTTCCgtccaaaatataaaatcatgtaCGAACAGCCAAGCTTGCATCAACCTTCCAAAAAAATCGCGCATAACATATTTGATGTAAAaacttgattatatataatatgcaacaataaataaataatacccCGAAATAATCGCCGAATTTGAATCTAATCCTAAATGTATATTGAATCTTCTTTGTCTTAAactaattctaattaatttacttaccATATCGCTTTAGGATCGACTGCGTTCATAGCCGCGAAAACTGCATGGCCGACGTTTCTCAAGTAGATAAGTTCAGTGTTACCAGGCTCGTTCTCATTAAAAGTGTCGCAATTGTAAATGTGATCGGTACCGAATTCGTTGATATACTATagcaatgaaatattattcatgttTCTCCGTCATGTTAATTATCTctatcgaaattattttaacttaccATTCGTAAGAACTTTTCTCCAATGGTGCGAAATAACGGATCCGTCGGTTCTAGCAAATAGggactgaaaaaaaaaattgtttctactaacttaattttatgattttatgataattaagtatatgattttatttcgaaCATATTTCTATGgcaaatattcaataatgttttatttatattgttaatgcttttgttaattgtatttatattttattcgcaatacgaacatatattatgataaattattttagattattattaaaggaaaaaagagatagaaggatatatatactaggttattataactaaattattttgatcgtACCAACAATATTTGTCTTCAAATTTGTTCCAAGGATCGATCTTCGTCATATTAGCGTTTGGAAAAAGCCTAACGAAAGCTCGTGGCACATGACCAGCAAAAGCAGGTAATACTGGAACGATTCCAAGATCCCTCATTCTTTGAAGAATTTGATGTTGTAGACGTATGGTGTGATTATGCCAATTTGTTGATAATGGTCCGCCAAAGCCACGAATATTGCCCATCCTCGCCCTAAagtattgcaataaatatattctaccttctgcataaaaaatttatgaaatgaaaaacaaatgaatactCTCATAC from Anoplolepis gracilipes chromosome 6, ASM4749672v1, whole genome shotgun sequence harbors:
- the Naglu gene encoding alpha-N-acetylglucosaminidase; translated protein: MNITVISWLQLSILIFGLFISSSRCYKSDAFQVTLGHIRSHTSPEIQAKAAKDVAERLLGKEISKLFIMMVDVDLGPIGKDTFKITKNPLGEIEIRGTSGVAITWGLHYYLKNYCNVYISWDGTQITLPNTLPEVRVKITSNDRFRYYQNVCTVGYSSAWWQWEQWERNIDWMALNGINLALAFTAQEAIWQRLYQELNLTKEEIDEHLGGPAFLPWARMGNIRGFGGPLSTNWHNHTIRLQHQILQRMRDLGIVPVLPAFAGHVPRAFVRLFPNANMTKIDPWNKFEDKYCCPYLLEPTDPLFRTIGEKFLRMYINEFGTDHIYNCDTFNENEPGNTELIYLRNVGHAVFAAMNAVDPKAIWLMQAWLFVHDFIFWTEPRVKSFLTSVPMGRMLILDLQSEQFPQYGRLKSYYGQPFIWCMLHNFGGTLGMFGSSQIINQRTFEGRNMNGSTMVGTGLTPEGINQNYVIYELMNEMAYRHEPVDLDAWFQSYATRRYGAWNEYAVATWQYLGRTVYNFSGSQRIRGHYVITRRPSLNISPWVWYNRKNFYSMWNVFLKARYGRRNSTLYRHDVVDITRQALQLMADDLYTIVLDSYKNKNITVFRSSANALLELFDDLESILASGNNFLLGTWLSQAKSMAVDEEERRSYEYNARNQITLWGPNGEIRDYANKQWSGVMADYFKPRWELFLNALEKSLVQKTKFNTTEINNRIFHEVERPFTFSTKLYPTEPKGDTIDIAMKIITKWYK